The stretch of DNA ACCGTGCTGTTCGTCACGACGGTGAGGTCGGTGATGGAGCCGGTGGGCACGGGGACGCGCAGCGCGAAGCCGTCGAGCTTGCCCTTGAGCTCGGGCAGCACGAGGCCGATGGCCTTCGCGGCGCCGGTGCTGGTGGGGACGATGTTGACGGCGGCGGCGCGGGCGCGGCGGAGGTCGCTGTGCGGGCCGTCCTGGAGGTTCTGGTCGGCGGTGTACGCGTGGACCGTGGTCATGAGGCCGCGCTCGATGCCGAACTTGTCGTTGAATACCTTGGCGAGGGGCGCGAGGCAGTTCGTGGTGCAGGACGCGTTCGAGATGATGTTGTCGGTCTCGGGGTTGTAGTCCTGGTTGTTGATGCCCATGACGAAGGTGGCGTCCTCGTCGGTCGCGGGGGCCGAGATGATGACCTTCTTCGCGCCGGCCTCGATGTGCTTGCGGGCGTCGGCGGCCTTGGTGAAGCGACCGGTGGACTCGATGACGATGTCGACGCCCAGGTCGCCCCAGCCGAGGTTCGCGGGGTCGCGCTCGGCGAGGACCTTGATGGCCTTGCCGTTGACGACGATCGTGTCGCCCTCGAGTTCGACGGTGGCGTCGAGACGGCCGGTGATCGAGTCGTACTTGAGCAGGTGAGCGAGCGCCGCGTTGTCGGTGAGGTCGTTGACCGCGACGATCTCGAGCTCACTGCCCTTGGCGAGGGCCGCCCGGAAGTAGTTGCGGCCGATGCGACCGAATCCGTTGATGCCGACACGTACTGCCAACGAAAGTCTCCTGAGAACTGGGCGCCGCGCGGCGCCGTGTATGGGTGATGTTGATGTTGGTTACCGGCGCGGGAGCCTCTGTCGGCTCTCCGCGCCGGTAAAGAGCCTAGCCCTCTACGGGAGGACGATCAGGCCCTTGGTCCCCTGGCGGGCGGCGGCGAGACGCTCGCCCACGTTCTGCCAGTTCACGATGTTCCAGAACGCCTTCACGTAGTCGGCGCGGACGTTTTTGTAATCGAGGTAGTAGGCGTGCTCCCAGACGTCGAGCATCAGGACCGGGATCGTCGCCGCGGGCACGTTGCCCTGCTGGTCGAAGAGCTGCTCGA from Herbiconiux sp. L3-i23 encodes:
- the gap gene encoding type I glyceraldehyde-3-phosphate dehydrogenase — protein: MAVRVGINGFGRIGRNYFRAALAKGSELEIVAVNDLTDNAALAHLLKYDSITGRLDATVELEGDTIVVNGKAIKVLAERDPANLGWGDLGVDIVIESTGRFTKAADARKHIEAGAKKVIISAPATDEDATFVMGINNQDYNPETDNIISNASCTTNCLAPLAKVFNDKFGIERGLMTTVHAYTADQNLQDGPHSDLRRARAAAVNIVPTSTGAAKAIGLVLPELKGKLDGFALRVPVPTGSITDLTVVTNSTVSVAEVNAAYKEAAEGYLDGYLKYTEDPIVSSDIVSDPHSSIFDAGLTRVLGNEVKISAWYDNEWGYSNRLVDLTEYVAERL